AGACCCCTGAGATTGATATTTTTTTTTGTTCTTCCTTTAAATTATTTAAACCTATATTTATGGATTCTGTGTCCCCTAAGATTATAAAGTAATATTTGCCTGGACACGTTGTTCCTGCTCTATATACATCAACATTTACTATTTTTAAAAATTTATCTAGTGTTTCTATTCCTTCAGGAATACTAGAAAATTCGGCTACACCAATGGAACTCATATTAATCACCTTAATTTTTAAACGGCAGAAGCTGTAACGTTATACAGCTTCTGCCAATTTAATTTTTTACTATTTAGTTATTGCTTTTGGTAAAATAATTTCAACTTCTGAATGAGGTCTTGGAATTACATGAACAGAAATTAAATCTCCAACTCTATCTGCTGCTGCTGCTCCTGCGTCTGTAGCCGCTTTAACAGCCCCAACATCTCCTCTAACTAATACAGTAACTAATCCTCCACCGATCATTTCTTTCCCTACTAATGTTACATTTGCTGCTTTTACCATTGCGTCTGCTGCTTCTACTGCTGCTACTAACCCCTTTGTTTCAATCATTCCTAATGCATTTAAAGTTGCCATAATTAATCCTCCTATATTTTTTATTTTTTATTTTTTATTTCTTTTTTTTTAGCTGTTGTTTCTTGTT
This sequence is a window from Psychrilyobacter atlanticus DSM 19335. Protein-coding genes within it:
- a CDS encoding BMC domain-containing protein; this translates as MATLNALGMIETKGLVAAVEAADAMVKAANVTLVGKEMIGGGLVTVLVRGDVGAVKAATDAGAAAADRVGDLISVHVIPRPHSEVEIILPKAITK